TCATCGCGTCATCGCGCGCAGGCATGGATTCGACCCCTCGGTGAAGGACGCCTTCGAGGAGTGGGACACGATCAAATCCCAGCGCACGGTGGGGTTGATCTTTACCGCGATGGATGTGTTCCTGGGCGGAGTGGGAGTTGTGACACTCGCTCTTGGCGCGGTCGGAATCATCAACATCATGCTGGTGACGGTGACGGAGCGGACCAAAGAGATTGGCCTCAGAAAGGCACTGGGGGCGACGAAGCGAAGCATTCTGATGCAGTTCTTTCTGGAGGGCCTGTTGCTGACGGGATTGAGCGGGCTGATAGGGATCCTCGCATCGGCCGGCCTGATGATTGGGCTGCGCGCGATGATGGGGGACAACCAGATGGGGTTTGATCCGCCACGGCTTGTTCCGTGGTCTGCGGCGATGGCGATGGGGACACTGACCATATGCGGTATCGTTGCCGGACTGTACCCGGCGAGCAAGGCGGCAGCTCTGGAACCGGTAGAGGCGTTGCGCAAGGAGTAGCTGCGCGAGGGAGTGGCGATGCTGAAAGATATCTTCGGTCAGGCGTTTGAAGCGATGCGCCACAACGGCCGCCGCACGGTGATTACGATTGTTGGCATGGCCTGGGGAATTGCTACGGTGGTCCTGCTGCTGGCCTATGGAGCAGGCTTCGGACGCGCCTTTGAGACGATCTTTGCGCAGTGGGGAACGCACATGATCGGTATTTTCCCTGGGACCACCAGCGAGCAGGCTGGCGGAGCCAAAGCCGGTGTCAAGGTGCGCTTTCAGATGGACGATGTGGAGCGGATCGCGGAGACCGTGCCGGGTATTACCCACGTCTCGCCGATGCTGTGGAAGCAGGTCCCGGTACAGAACGACCTGCATACCTTCACGTGGGAGACGGATGGCATCACGCCGGAGTTACAGCACATCATGAATGTGGAGGTCGACGAGGGCCGCTACATCAGCGCGGACGATATGCAGCAACGAAACCATGTAGCGGTCATCGGTTCCGAGGCCAAGACGAAGTTGTTCTCAGGTATGTACCCGCTCGGACAGAAGATCAGGCTGAATGGCGTGAGCTTCGAAGTGGTCGGCGTGTTGAAGGCGAAGATGCAGGAAGGGGATGACAACATCAACCGGGTCGTCTATATCCCTTTCAGCACGATGGGCGATTTGAAGGACACCAAATATCTCGACGGTATCTGGATGGCTTATCACGGCGATCACATGGCGGTGGAGCATGCGCTGCGCAACCAGATGGGCGCGGCGCATGGATTTCGGCCGACAGACAAAAATGCCATGTGGGTAGCCAATATCATGTCGCAGTTGTCGCAGTTCCGGCTGATCTCACTGGGGCTGCAAGCGCTGCTGTTGTTTATTGGCGTTTTGACGCTTGGTATCGCTGGAATCGGTTTGATGAACATCATGCTGGTGAGTGTGCAGCAGCGCACCCGCGAAATTGGAGTGGAAAAGGCTTTGGGAGCGCGCAAGCGCCATATCCTGCTTCAGTTTCTCTCTGAAGCAATGGTGATTACTGGCGTTGGCGGGTTGGCTGGGATTGCGCTGGCCTTTACCGTCAGCAAGCTGGCGGGTGGAATCACGTTCTACAGCGCGATCGCAAAGAATGGCAGCGCGGCCGACATCTATCTGCTTATTTCACCGGAGATTGTCATCGTTGCAACGGGTGTGCTCGTCGTCGTCGGCGTGGTGAGCGGCATGGTTCCGGCGATCCAGGCGGCGAACCTCGATCCCATCGAAGCGCTGCGCTACGAATAAGGCTTATCGCGGGCGCGGTATGGTCAGGTCCAGGTCCTTACCTGTCATCTGCTTCGTCAACAGAATAATCTGCCCCACATGCTGTTGGACGTGTCCAATCACCTGGTAGATTGCTTCGAGCATGGAGACGTCGCGTCCCTGCGGTGTTGTTCTTTCAGCCAACCGCGATGCGGGAAAGGAATCGATGATGGTCTTCGCTTCCTGCACGGTTGAGACGAAGCTTTCAATAAGAGCCGCAGCAGTGACTCCCTCGGATTGGTTGAACTCGGAGTCGCGTACCCGGATGTCTTTTGCACCGCCAACACCGTGCATGATCCACTGACGCATATTGCCGCAGAGGTGAAGGACGAGGTTGCCGATGGCGTTTTCGTGCGCTCCATGCCGCTCCCACACCTGCTCATCGCTGAGCTTGCTGAGGCAGGTGGTAAGGTATCCCGTCATCTGCTCCAGTTTGGCGCTGGAGGCCTTGAGAAACAGCGTTCCGATCTCGTTGTCCATGAAGGCATTTTAGCGCGAAGAGTTTGACCGAATCCCCCCTAACCCGTACACTCGAAAGAGTGGATGTCGGCAGTGATTTTCTGCGGCTCCCGCTCAAATCCGTTGCCTCCTCGTTCAATGGTAGGACAGTCGGCTCTGAACCGATCAATCGGGGTTCGAATCCCTGGGAGGCAACCAGTCTAAATAATGTATTTAGATCAATGAGACAATTTCTCAGAACGACATTGGGCCTTTGTCTCGCACAAGAATGATGGAATACTCATCTGAATAGATCGTCTTCCAATTGAGCAATGACATGACTCTTGCCATGGGAGACTCTCGCGATAATAGACAGAAATCGATCTTATATTTGTAGAGAAGATCAGTCGGGTTACTTTGCAGAGTTGCCCAGCTGCCGTAATCGCTCAAGACTCCAGTCTGCTCGAAGACATCAGCTCGCCCATCTACAAAGACCGGATGCTCTGGCGCAGCCCAGATAAGGTATCCGCCGTAGACATACTCATTCAACATATTGCCGGAGACTTGGTGAGCCGCCAAAAACATGACGGCTTTCACGGGGCTTTGATGTTCTATCTGGCTTGCCAGTGTCTGTCTGCCAGGAAAAGCAAGAAACACAACGAGTGCCGATGCCGCTATAAAAATGGCATTCGGCAGGGGCTTGTCCTGGTCGGGGTGATAGGTCTCCCATGTATCGGATAGCAACCGTGTAAGCGTAGGCGCTGTCAGAATTCCAAAGACGAACAGCATTCTCCGATGGCTCGCGGCCAACTGTGCTCCCATTGCCAGCAGGAAAAGCTCCTGACAATATAAGCTCCTGTAACGAAGGACCGCCAACAGCAGGATGCCCACAGTGACGGCTAGAAATGCTAAGGAGCGACCATCGCCGAACTGAAGAGGTTGCCACTCGCTCGATGCGCTGAGTCCTACTGGCTGGTGCAACATAGTATCAATCGGATAGAGCACTTGCTTTAGGCCAACGGGATTTATGAACAGGGCTGCAATAGCGAGAACTAACGCCCATTCAAATGTTCGTCTGATATGCGGCTCCCAGCGCTGCGACGCTACAAGGCCCTGTTCGAAATTGAAGAACGAGCACAGAAGAATTGCGCCTGCGGTTACAAGCCCGACAAAAAATGATCCATGACAGTTCACCCAGAGAGCGAACAGTGGCGGCAGGCCCCAAAACCATCGCGGATTACGGGTTTTTCCCAGTTGAATGAGCAGGAGTTCGACAATAAGCAGAAGATAGCCGATCATCTGGGGACGTACTGCCAACCCAATTGTTGCAAACAGCCAGATCGTCAGAGCTCCTACGAAAGCAACCTTCGCATTTTGCGAATACAGCCAGCACAGGCCGTATCCCGCCACTAGCAGCACTGAAGTAAGCACGCATAGCCAGAGCATCAGGCCGCTATTGCCGCCGAATCTGTAACCAGCGTAGATCAAACACTGCGACAACCACTCATGTGGAACATACGCATGATGCCCGGTTGTGTAAGAAAAGATGTCTGTAGTGGGGATAGAGTGTGTCGTCCATATGACCTGGCCCGTTTTCAGATGCCACCACATATCCGGATCGGCGAAGCGATCACGCACCGTAAGTACCGCCAGGGCCGTCAGGAGTCCCGCCAGCATGGCAGGAAAGGAGAAGATCATTCGCAAGGACCGAATCCATATCCGACTGTCAGCCGGTGTGGCCGCAATGGATGCGGTATTCACGCACTCTCCGTCTCTGCGCCCTTTTCTATAGGAAGTCCTTCCAGTATCTCCGGATCAGCCACACGTATCAGTCTGTGTAAATACGCGCGTGAGATGTTCAGGCTGCGCGCTGCCAGAGTTTTGTTCCCGTGGTGGTCCCGGAGTGCATTGGTAGCAAGCTTGACCTTGTATTCGCGGAGTTGCCGCTCAAACGATCCGCCTGGCTGATAATCATCGATACTGATAACAGCGCTCTCCTCCTGAATATTTGGAGGAAGATCCTCTAACCGGATGGTGTCGCTGGTAGCGATAATAATCGCTCGTTGAATCACGTTTTCAAGCTCGCGTACATTGCCAGGCCACGAGTAGCTTTGAAGCGCCGCGATTGCATCGACATGTATCTCGACCACAGGTATCTGATACATCGCGGCGTAGGTTTTAAGAAAGTGACGAGCAATCTGCGGAACGTCCTCGGGATGTTCCCTCAGAGCAAGAGCATCAATCCTCATTACGTTGATGCGGTAGTAGAGATCTTGCCGAAATGTTCCTTGAGCCACCCTGTCCGCAAGATTCTGGTGGGTCGCCAAGATCACGCGCGCGCGAAGCGGAATCAGCCTGTTACTTCCCAGGCGGCAGAACTCTCTTTGTTGCAGGACTCGCAGGAGCTTTACCTGTGTCAGCAGGCTCAGCTCACCGATCTCATCAAGGAACAGAGTTCCATCTCCGGCCTGCTCCAGGTAGCCAATGCGCGAACCGACCGTGCCCGTAAATGCGCCTTTCTCATGACCGAAAAGCTCAGCTTCGATCAGACTCTCGGGTATTGCACCGCAACTGACAGCAACGAAAGGGCGGTCGGCCCGTAGGCCCATGCAATGAATGCCGTTCGCAATCAATTCCTTGCCCGTTCCGGTTTCACCAGTCACCAGCACCGAGGCATTGATATTTGTGACGCGGCGCATCAGATCATATATCTGTTGCATCTGCGGGCTTGAACCAATCATTTTGTTCCCAATGATTGGCGCTTCCTGCAATTGCTGCACGTGAAGCAACTTACGCCGCAACGATAAACTCTCATACGCACGAATAAGCATCGTTTTAAGCTCCCGGATAGAAGGTGGACGCCGGCAATATCCATAGGCGCCTTTCCGGACAAGTTCAACAGCAGTAGAACGAAGTACGTCACTGGCCATAATGACAACAGGTATTTGCGAAGCGACGCACCGATCCATTAGGTCTTCGGTTCGTCTATTTATGTTCTCTGGGGAATCGATGTCCAGTAGCAGCACATCACAGATGCCAGACGATAAGTTCTCGTCTGTCAGATTCTTGCTCGCGACAAGAGTAACTTCAAAATCCTTACCGAGAGCAGAAGAAAGAAGTGGCTGCAGAGCACGGTCTTCTGAACAAAGGCCAAGTCGAATCATCAATCCATCCCCCAAACTTCGGAGTGCTGCTACCGGGGAGGTAAATAATTTACGATGTCTGCGGCTTATCCAACTTATTTAGCCGTTTAATCATCGAAAAGTAGTTGCATTCTGAGCCGAAGTTTGAGGCTATGTCGAGAAAACTGTGGTAACTCGCTTCTTCGTTACCTTCCTGAAGCAGGTGGAATACATGGGTTGGATGCCTCTAACGGTTGACCCTGGGTGAGATACCACCAACCAGCATCCACTAACTCGAATGGGCTATTAATTGCACGCTAAACGGTTATGATCAGGCCGTGGAAGTTTGAGCCATTACTGTTTGTAGCTGGCGTTGCAGTGAGCCGTTTTGCACTTCGCAGCCACTGGCTGTATGACCTCGACTCCATCAATTTTGCCTTGGGAATCGAGCATTTTTCCCCTCAAACACACCAACCTCATCCTCCCGGGTACTTTCTATACATCTGTCTCGCTCGTTTAATAAACCTCTTCGTTCACGACGCCAATCTTGCGCTCGTTCTCGTGAGTATTGCCGCGAGTTGTGCCGCGATAGCAGTGATTTACCGGTTCGCTTCTAATTGGTTTGGCTTAATGGAGGCACGTTTCGCAAGCCTGGTGTTTTTCTTCTCACCATTGGGGTGGTTCCACGGGATTGTAGCGCTAACTTACGGCGTCGAAGCCTTTTTTTCAGTATCTGTTGCTTACCTCTGCTGGCGAATCAATCGCGAAAACATGACGGCGATCGTGCCTGCCGCAATCACACTCGGTATCTCGGCAGGCGCTCGCCCATCGTCTTTGATGTTTCTCGGTCCGCTTTACCTTTACTCACTTCGAAAGTTTCCTTTCAGGCAAAAGCTAATCGCCGCGGCGATACTCGTCGCCGCATTGCTCGCTTGGTTTATTCCGATGATCATCCTGAGCGGTGGCTTCCACGCTTACTTCGAGGCCCTGCTCACACTTTGGAAGACTGTTCCCTCTAAGGGCACGGTCTTCAACTCTTCACCGGCAAATACGATCGCGCGCGCATGCGTTGTCCTTTTCATCGGCATTCTGATATGCGGCACCCCGTCACTTATCCTTGTGAGGACACTTCAGCAAAAGTCCACCGCCGGCAAGGGGAAGACTCACTTCACCTTGGTCTGGATTGCTCCTGCCCTCTGTTTCTATACATTCGTCTTTCTCAAATTTGTTAACAGCGGATACCTGTTGTTGTTGCTGCCTCCTGCAAGCATCTGGCTTGGCCGCTGGATTGCCGATTGGTATCGAGATAGCATATTGTCGGTTCTGGCCAGACGAACACTGGTAGCGGTCTGCGCCACTCTCAACACTCTTATTTTTCTTGCCTCGCCGCTTTATTGTTCCTATCGCTCGGTCCGGCAGTTTGAAGCGCAGCTACAAGAAGCTACGGCGGCGCTTCCTCTTATCGCTTCTCCCGACGATACCCTCGTCGTCGGGTTTGACTCGCACTTCCTGGGATATCGTCATGCCGGTTACTATCTGCCGGACTACCAAACGATCGAGTATCCGGAGGTCCATTTTCCCGAAGGGTCGAGAATCTTCTCCCTGGAAAATCGGGAGACACACCTGTTGAGTGAGCTCCCGCAGAAGCGCTACCGGCGATTCGTCTTCTTCCCTCTGCCGTCCGGCGATGGAGATTACGTGGCCTACTTGAACAAAGTGAAGCAGATACTTCCGGAGCAGAGTCTCGAAGTAAGGCGTAAAGGTCGCTATAACTTCGTTAGTGGCCCAATCACGCTGTTGCCTCTCCTGTTCCCCGCAACAACGCAAGCCTCAAAACCAACCGTGTATCCTCCCCTTCACTCAGAGCCTGGGAGTGTGTATACAAACGTGAACACTCCTCCAATAAGCCATTCCCATACCGGCACCGTAAGTCGCTGATTTCAAATCGTCGTGAACATTCGGGATTTGGACAGCAAATTGCACCATTCAGCGTGGAAATAGAGCTGCCTAAATCATTCGTTGTGGGGAAAGCTGTATGCACTCCGTCGCCTGGTGGTCAACGCTCATTGTTCTAGCGGTCGTAACGTGGACCGACCTGCGTACCCGGCGTGTTCCAAATGTTGTTGTACTCCCATATCTGGTTGCTGGCTTTGCTGCTTCGATCTGGCTTCATGGCATGCACGGTCTCATGACAAGCCTCGCCGGGCTGGCGGTCGGAGCAGCTTTCTTCGGGTTTCTTGCCTTGATGGGTGGCATGGGGATGGGCGACGTCAAGCTCTGCGCAGCTATTGGTGTCTGGATTGGCCCTTCGCAGATGCTTCTTGCCCTTGTGCTAACAGGAATTGCCGGTGCCGTCATCGCGGTCTGCTGGGCCATCAAGGGAGGGTTTGTCGGCGAAATGTTCAGTGGTACGGGAGACCTTCTATTCGGGTGGAAGGGGCGAGGATTTCGCCCGCATCCCGAGTTTGTCCTGGAGAACCCGCGATCGCGCAAGATGCCTTACGTGCCCGCGATTGCTATCGGGACGTTGATTTCATTCTTTTCAACCTAGAGATATCGCAGGGGCCATGTCAACTTCACTTCAACCCGAAACAGTAGTAGCGGCAGGGAGCCAGAAAGTTGTGATGTCAACATCTACCAAGGACCCGGATGCTCTGGGAAGCAACATTATCTCGATCGCATTGATCGCGCCCAGGGAGTCGCACCGCCACCGGATATCGTCCGCCTTGGCCGGACTGCACGGCAGCACGACGCGTGAATTCGATCTTTATCCTGGCATCGACGATCTCTCAAGATTGATCGAATTGAGCTACGACGTCATCATCATCGAGCTCGATAGCGACCCCGAGCATGCTCTCGACTTGGTCGAAAACATCTGCCGCGATAGCGATGCGACTGTCATGGTCTACTCCGAACATGTTTATCCGGAGATGCTGGTTCGCTGTATGCGCGCCGGTGCACGCGAGTTTCTCACCTCTCCTTTAACTCCGAATACTATCGCTGAAGCGCTCATACGCGCTGCGGTTCGCCGACCCACTACCCGTCCCCCCAAAAAAGTTGACGGCAAAATGTTTGTCTTCGTCGGGGCAAAGGGTGGCTCTGGTGTCACCACCGTCGCCAGTAACTTTGCTGTTGCGCTTGCTCAGGAGAACACCGGAAGTACATTGCTGATCGATCTCAATCTGCCGCTCGGTGATGCAGCGATCGAGCTCGGTATCCATGCAGAATACTCTGTGGCCAACGCGCTGGAGAACGCCAGTCGCCTGGATTTCAACTATCTCTCTCGGTTACTTGCCAAGCATCCATGTGGTCTCTCAGTCCTGGCGGGCCCGGATCAATACACCGATGTTGAAGTTACCGGGGAAGCCGTCGACAAGCTGCTCTCTGTCGCCAAGCAAAACTATAGCTATGTTGTTGTCGATGCAGGGTCGCGGTTCGGAGGAACTGACAAGGTTTTGTTTCAGCAGGGAACTGCTGTCTATCTGATTACGCAGGTAGGCGTCTCTGAGCTTCGCAACTCCAACCGGCTGATCTCTGAGCTGCTCAGGGACAGCGGTGCCAGCATCGAGGTCGTACTTAATCGTTATGCACCGCGCATGGCGCTCATTGACGAGGACAGCATCAACAAGGCATTGACGATGCGAGCCAATTGGAAGATACCCAGCGATTACAACGCTGTTCGCAACGCAAGAAACACCGCAACTCCAGTGGTGTCGAAGGATTCCGCAGTAACACGCGTCATTCAGCAGATGGCGAAGGCCGCTACCGGCGCAACACCTGAGCCGGAACGGAAGAAGAGGTTCGGACTGTTCGGATAAGGATGCAGCCTTAGAGAAGGGTGTGATTTTGTGGATCAACTGGATCTGGATAAATTCAAATCGGACATACATCGAACGCTGATCTCGAAGCTGGATCTCGAGAAGCTCTCGCGGATCAACACGTCCCAGGCCCGATCCGGTGTCGCCAGTATGGTCAATGAGATCATCCAGGCTTCAAGGGTTCCTCTGAGTCTCGCCGATCAATCGAGGATTGAGAATGATCTCCTCGATGAGGTCTTTGGCTTTGGCCCGCTGGAGCCGCTGCTGGCGGACAAAAGCATCTCTGACATTCTCGTCAACGGCAGGAATAGCGTCTTTATCGAGCGTCGCGGTGTCCTCAAGAAGGTAGACACGGCATTTCGTGACGACCGCCATCTGATGCAGATTATTGACCGCATCGTCTCTCGCGTTGGTCGTCGTGTCGATGAATCGTCGCCGATGGTTGATGCTCGTCTGCCCGATGGCTCGCGCGTTAACGCCATCATCCCTCCACTTGCGCTTGACGGTCCGGCTTTATCCATCCGCCGTTTCGGAACCGGCCCTTTAGGCTCCAACCAACTGGTTGAGCTCAAGAGTATCTCCCCGGAGATGATGGAGATGCTTGCTGCCGCTGTGCGAGCACGCATCAGCATTCTCATCTCAGGGGGAACAGGTGCCGGCAAGACCACCTTCCTGAATATCCTGTCGCAGTATGTCCCGAGGAACGAACGGATCGTTACGATCGAAGACGCTGCCGAACTGCAGCTTGCTCTCGAAAATCTCGTACGTCTGGAAACACGGCCGCCTAACGTCGAAGGGCAGGGAGCGATACGCCAGCGCCAACTGCTCATTAACAGCCTGCGCATGCGGCCGGACCGCATCATCATCGGTGAGGTGCGCGGCGAGGAAGCCTTCGACATGCTTCAGGCGATGAACACCGGCCACGAGGGATCCATGACCACAATTCACGCGAATACTCCGCGTGACGCTCTCACTCGCCTTGAATCGATGGTTGCAATGAGTAACCTCAATCTGCCGGAGAAGAGCGTGCGACAGCAAATCGCTTCGGCCATCGCCATTGTTGTCCAGGTCTCGCGTCTGAGCGATGGCACACGCAAGGTTGTCAGTATCACTGAGATCACTGGAATGGAAGAAAACATCATCAGTATGCAGGACATCTTCACGTTCCAGCGAAAGGGTGTCGGACCTGATGGTAAAGTCGTCGGCGTCTTCCAGCCGACACGAATAAGACCAAAATTTCTCGAACGGCTGAAGGTTTCCGGAATTATGCTCTCGCCTGCTTTGTTTGAACAAACACTTGAGGTCAGCTAGGAAAGGAGGTATGCGAACATGCTCATCATCATTGCGCTAGTGTTCTTGAGTGTCTTTGCTGTGTTCACCCTTCTCATGCTGGCTGGTGATTCCGGAGCCTCCAGGCAGGCCGAACAGGCGATGGCGAATCTTGATGCAGCGTTAGTCAGTCGAAGGAGTGGCACCCACGACGCGATTGTCGATATCCGTAAGACTGAGCTGCTTAGCGCTCTGCCTTGGCTCAATCGCTGGCTGACCCGCGGGAAGCTGGCTCCGCGCCTTCACACGCTGATTTATCAGTCTGGACTGAGATGGACTGCCGGAGCATTGGCATTGATGTCGCTCGCCTGCTTCGCCTTTCCCGCTTATCTGATTTATCTGCGGACAAGGGTGTTTCCGCTCGCATTGCTGATCGGCGTGCTCACTGCCATGGGTCCGCTGGCCTTCGTGCTGCACAAGCGCCGTTCACGTTTTTCCCAGATTGAGCGCGAGCTGCCGGAATCTCTTGACTTGATGGTGAGCGCTCTTCGTGCGGGGCACAGTCTCGTGACAGCTATCAGACTGGTCGCTTACGAATCTCCCGAACCCATCGCAGGTGAGTTTCGCATCTGCTTCGATGAACAAAATTATGGACTCGAGCTTAGAACTGCGCTCGACAATCTCGTCGATCGAGTGCCACTTCAGGACCTGAAGATTGTTTCTACGGCAATCCTGATCCAAAAAGAGAGTGGAGGCAATCTTGCCGAAGTGCTCGACAAAGCTTCCTATCTTATTCGCGAACGGTTCCGATTGAGGCAGCAGGTGCGCGTGCACACCGCGCAGGGCCGGCTTACGGGATGGATACTTTCTTTCCTTCCTCCGTTGCTTGGTCTTGCTCTGTACCTTATTAGCCCGGCCACAATGAGTCTGCTCTGGACCCGGGATATCGGTCAAAAACTGCTTCTAGCTTCTGCAATTATGACTATCGTCGGCGCTTTCATCATTCGGAAGATCGTCAACATGGATGTTTAAAGGTGAACTATGGGTTTTGCACTCATTACATTTGGCGTTGTCTTCCTCCTGATCGCTAGCGGCGGCCTCCTGTTGTTCTACCGGGAAGCCATGCTCCAGCGTCTCTCCGAGGTCACCTCGCGAGGAAAGGAGACACGCGATCTGCGAACGACGCTACGAATGACGGGTTCCTCGCTCGGCGGCATCGTTGGCCACCTGGAACGCGTTCTGCCCAAAAGCCAGTCTGAAGTCTCCATCATACAGAAGCGGCTCATTCGCGCAGGCTATCGCAACGACTCCGCAATTGATCTCTTTTATGGAGCCAAGGTTCTTACGCCTCTTGCGCTCACCTTTCTGGTCTTCTCCACTGGAATTGCACACGACAGCCCGTTCTTTATGGGAGTAGTGGCTCTGGGGCTAGGCTTCCTTATCCCCGACTTCTGGCTGGGCCATCGCATCTCCACCCGGCAAGGCAGGATTCGTCGCGGTCTCCCTGACGTCCTCGATCTGCTCGTTATCTGCATCGAAGCTGGCCTCAGCCTTGATCAGGCAACCTCTCGCACCGCAGAAGAACTTCGTTTCGCGCACCCGGAACTCGCCGACGAGCTTGGCATCGTCGTCCTTGAGCAGCATGCTGGCCGTGCCCGTACCGACGCCTGGAAGCAGTTCGCCGAACGTACCGATGTCGACAGCGTTCGCAACCTCGTTTCCGTGCTGGTGCAATCCGAGCAGCTCGGTACAAGTGTCGCCAAGACGCTGCGCGTTCATTCGGATACGCTTCGTGTACAGCGCAGGCAAAGAGTGGAAGAGGCCGCTGCGAAGACCACGGTCAAACTGGTCTTTCCGCTCGTCCTGTGTATCTTTCCTTCACTGTTTCTCGTAACCCTGGGTCCGGCGCTCATCATCATGTCGGAGTCGTTCAAAAAGTACCTCTAACTCAAAAGGAGATTCATCGTGGATAGCGTAACAATGATTCGGGTCGTTGCTGGTGTGCTCTTCGTTATTGTCCTGTTCTTTCTTATCTACCGTCGCCGCACCAGGGTTCGCTAGGTTTCGGCATCATCTCCGATGAGTGCCGGACAGGCGGCGGACCGTCTGTTCGGACACCTCGTCATCTCGCGACGGACAGCGCTCGTCCGTTGCCCAACAGGCCACCGCAGCGGGCCACACGTTTTGCGAAGATGTTCGATTCGTTCAGCAAAAAGGCCAGGCAGATTAGCATGCCACGGCCGGAGGGCTAAGTGACACAGATGAAAACTTATTGCGTCTACAATCTAACGCGCGAATGCTTTCTCAGCCTCAATGTAAAGGCTGCGGACACAATCTTTTCGCGCCTCAAAGGGCTGATTGGGAAATTCAGGCTCAGGTCAGACGAAGGCCTCTGGGTTGTCCCATCTCAGGGAGTTCACACATTCGGATTGCTTTTCCCTTTGGATTTGATCTATCTCGATGAAAACCACCACGTCATCCATCTCGTCGAATACCTTCCTTCCTTTCGCATAGGTCCGTTCAAGGCCCATGCGGAAAGCGTCCTCGAATTGCCGACGCACACCATCTACTCCTCGCACACGCAGGCTGGCGACCAGCTCGTCATCTGCCGGCCTGAGGAGATGGAGCAGCGGCTTAAGGTGAGTTCGATGTATGAGATGAGCGGATCGAGTGAACGCAATTCTTCTGGAGGAGGCAGAGGATAAAGATGTCAGCGTGGCTGGACAAATTGGTGTCAAGTGAACGGCGCAAAGCCGAGCGAAGCATACCCTACGAGCTCGTCGTTCACTATTGGAATGGTGATGTGCCTACAGGGCACAGCGCCCGCGATATCAGTTCGGCAGGAATCTTCCTTCTAACCGAAGACCGCTGGTATCCCGGCACTCTTGTCATGCTCTCGCTTCAGCGTGCCGGGGCATCGATGAATGATCCCGATCGAGCCATCATGGTCAAAGGTCAGGTCATCCGTTCAGATAAAGATGGTGTTGCTCTGGCGTTGCTCGCCACCACATCTGCTCCCATGGAGGTCCGCGACACCTTCTCGTCCGGTGTAGACGAAAAAACGATTTATCGCTTCATGAAGAAACTTAGCGCCGACGCCTATCAGGCGCAATTCGATTCGGGCGGCTCCATCTTCTCGGCAGCCCGCGATACGTTTCTGTCTCAGGCTGACAGAAAAGCCATCATGCGCTACTTCAAAAAACTCCGCTCCAATGGTGGCCAGGCACTTATGGAGTATGTTTTGATGCTACCGCTTCTGTTCATCCTCATCGTTAATCTGATCAACTTCGCCGGCTTCTTCTTCGCCTGGATTACTGTTTCCAATGCTGCACGCGCCGGCGCAGACTATATG
This region of Acidobacteriota bacterium genomic DNA includes:
- a CDS encoding ABC transporter permease yields the protein MLKDIFGQAFEAMRHNGRRTVITIVGMAWGIATVVLLLAYGAGFGRAFETIFAQWGTHMIGIFPGTTSEQAGGAKAGVKVRFQMDDVERIAETVPGITHVSPMLWKQVPVQNDLHTFTWETDGITPELQHIMNVEVDEGRYISADDMQQRNHVAVIGSEAKTKLFSGMYPLGQKIRLNGVSFEVVGVLKAKMQEGDDNINRVVYIPFSTMGDLKDTKYLDGIWMAYHGDHMAVEHALRNQMGAAHGFRPTDKNAMWVANIMSQLSQFRLISLGLQALLLFIGVLTLGIAGIGLMNIMLVSVQQRTREIGVEKALGARKRHILLQFLSEAMVITGVGGLAGIALAFTVSKLAGGITFYSAIAKNGSAADIYLLISPEIVIVATGVLVVVGVVSGMVPAIQAANLDPIEALRYE
- a CDS encoding DUF1572 family protein; this encodes MDNEIGTLFLKASSAKLEQMTGYLTTCLSKLSDEQVWERHGAHENAIGNLVLHLCGNMRQWIMHGVGGAKDIRVRDSEFNQSEGVTAAALIESFVSTVQEAKTIIDSFPASRLAERTTPQGRDVSMLEAIYQVIGHVQQHVGQIILLTKQMTGKDLDLTIPRPR
- a CDS encoding sigma-54-dependent Fis family transcriptional regulator yields the protein MIRLGLCSEDRALQPLLSSALGKDFEVTLVASKNLTDENLSSGICDVLLLDIDSPENINRRTEDLMDRCVASQIPVVIMASDVLRSTAVELVRKGAYGYCRRPPSIRELKTMLIRAYESLSLRRKLLHVQQLQEAPIIGNKMIGSSPQMQQIYDLMRRVTNINASVLVTGETGTGKELIANGIHCMGLRADRPFVAVSCGAIPESLIEAELFGHEKGAFTGTVGSRIGYLEQAGDGTLFLDEIGELSLLTQVKLLRVLQQREFCRLGSNRLIPLRARVILATHQNLADRVAQGTFRQDLYYRINVMRIDALALREHPEDVPQIARHFLKTYAAMYQIPVVEIHVDAIAALQSYSWPGNVRELENVIQRAIIIATSDTIRLEDLPPNIQEESAVISIDDYQPGGSFERQLREYKVKLATNALRDHHGNKTLAARSLNISRAYLHRLIRVADPEILEGLPIEKGAETESA
- a CDS encoding DUF2723 domain-containing protein; protein product: MIRPWKFEPLLFVAGVAVSRFALRSHWLYDLDSINFALGIEHFSPQTHQPHPPGYFLYICLARLINLFVHDANLALVLVSIAASCAAIAVIYRFASNWFGLMEARFASLVFFFSPLGWFHGIVALTYGVEAFFSVSVAYLCWRINRENMTAIVPAAITLGISAGARPSSLMFLGPLYLYSLRKFPFRQKLIAAAILVAALLAWFIPMIILSGGFHAYFEALLTLWKTVPSKGTVFNSSPANTIARACVVLFIGILICGTPSLILVRTLQQKSTAGKGKTHFTLVWIAPALCFYTFVFLKFVNSGYLLLLLPPASIWLGRWIADWYRDSILSVLARRTLVAVCATLNTLIFLASPLYCSYRSVRQFEAQLQEATAALPLIASPDDTLVVGFDSHFLGYRHAGYYLPDYQTIEYPEVHFPEGSRIFSLENRETHLLSELPQKRYRRFVFFPLPSGDGDYVAYLNKVKQILPEQSLEVRRKGRYNFVSGPITLLPLLFPATTQASKPTVYPPLHSEPGSVYTNVNTPPISHSHTGTVSR
- a CDS encoding prepilin peptidase; protein product: MHSVAWWSTLIVLAVVTWTDLRTRRVPNVVVLPYLVAGFAASIWLHGMHGLMTSLAGLAVGAAFFGFLALMGGMGMGDVKLCAAIGVWIGPSQMLLALVLTGIAGAVIAVCWAIKGGFVGEMFSGTGDLLFGWKGRGFRPHPEFVLENPRSRKMPYVPAIAIGTLISFFST